A part of Helicobacter fennelliae genomic DNA contains:
- a CDS encoding TonB-dependent receptor domain-containing protein produces MKVKNIAFSLFLTPLLLSAEVSYSNSQDSAFSGQENNTSLEPSSDEMPKYKDSKSSHVETKELSKQVVSATGFEQDLRDAPASMSIITNKELQERPIRDLGEAVSQVPGVSIDHTVTSFGGYSISIRGMPADYTLLLVDSKRQDGSSETFPNINYSQASFMPPLAAIDRIEVIRGPASVIYGSDAIGGVVNVILKKSFDKWSNNIMLNSTLQEVPYFGHSVGASVYSAGPIDKAKKWSLQIRAKDTHQFAQQSMSIPLPNGTSLAVAGTPPIVGFGQNNQYQVGARVGYMPSEKNYFYVDYSYFGQWFDPKYFKYSVFNRNNSIIRHQGSYGLWKTDTSIQYNIQHNASRKRIAQDVVLEHRSSIPFWRMKLNVGGQYIYSSVSALYGTVFGGDVGNYLDRHTFALYAEDQWAIVDKLLLTLGVRANMSDDYAFNASPRAYLVYNALEHSVIGDLTFKGGVSTGFKMPSMTNVAPGWGFSTGQGWIRVYGNPDLKPESSINYELTAIHETDFTQVSLTGFFTQFQDKITSTRANVGDRLPAGFTCTGERDGLSTSVGTGSASCQYSYNVDTAQSYGLEVYTQIKPFGVGVGELGTNVSYTWNKNESTSGATKGLPLAGVPEHTLNASINYSWKDLGVYLRGEYRARQLRTNVLGRTSTQAALETWRRDNPGKSEYYNPYFLLHLGANYNITRALRLQFGIYNLLNHNFIDYYESKSMASGKTTTTLYNNYNVIREGRRYYIALNMDF; encoded by the coding sequence ATGAAAGTCAAAAATATAGCCTTCTCGTTATTTCTAACGCCATTACTTTTGAGTGCGGAAGTGTCATATAGCAATAGCCAAGATTCTGCTTTTTCGGGGCAAGAAAATAATACCTCTTTAGAACCCTCATCAGATGAGATGCCAAAATATAAGGATTCTAAAAGCTCTCATGTCGAGACAAAAGAGCTAAGTAAGCAAGTCGTCTCTGCCACAGGATTTGAGCAAGATCTTCGTGATGCGCCTGCTTCAATGTCAATTATTACTAATAAAGAGCTTCAAGAGCGTCCGATACGCGATCTCGGCGAGGCGGTAAGTCAGGTCCCGGGCGTGAGTATCGATCATACCGTTACAAGTTTTGGTGGGTATTCGATTTCTATCCGCGGAATGCCGGCGGATTATACGCTTTTGCTTGTTGATAGCAAGCGACAAGATGGAAGTAGCGAAACCTTCCCAAATATAAACTATTCTCAAGCCTCATTTATGCCACCACTTGCAGCGATTGATAGGATAGAAGTTATCCGTGGTCCAGCCTCTGTGATCTATGGAAGTGATGCGATTGGTGGGGTTGTTAATGTGATCTTGAAAAAATCCTTTGATAAATGGAGTAATAATATAATGCTAAATTCTACCCTCCAAGAAGTGCCATATTTTGGGCATTCTGTGGGGGCTTCGGTTTATAGTGCGGGTCCGATTGATAAGGCGAAAAAATGGTCGTTGCAAATCCGTGCCAAAGATACACATCAATTTGCTCAACAATCGATGAGTATTCCTCTGCCAAATGGCACATCTTTAGCGGTAGCAGGAACTCCTCCAATCGTCGGATTTGGGCAAAATAATCAATACCAAGTCGGCGCAAGAGTGGGTTATATGCCAAGTGAGAAAAACTATTTCTATGTGGATTATAGTTATTTTGGGCAGTGGTTTGATCCAAAGTACTTTAAATACTCCGTTTTTAATCGCAATAACTCAATCATTCGCCACCAAGGAAGCTATGGCTTGTGGAAAACAGATACTTCTATCCAATACAACATCCAGCACAATGCCTCAAGGAAGCGAATCGCGCAAGATGTCGTGCTAGAGCATCGCAGTAGCATTCCTTTTTGGCGTATGAAGCTTAATGTCGGCGGACAATACATTTATAGCAGTGTAAGCGCGCTATATGGCACCGTATTTGGCGGAGATGTGGGGAATTATCTAGATAGGCATACATTCGCACTCTATGCTGAGGATCAGTGGGCGATTGTCGATAAGCTTTTACTTACGCTTGGTGTGCGGGCTAATATGAGTGATGATTATGCTTTCAATGCTTCTCCTCGGGCTTACCTTGTGTATAATGCGCTTGAGCATAGCGTGATAGGTGATCTAACTTTCAAAGGTGGCGTATCCACAGGATTTAAAATGCCATCGATGACAAATGTCGCGCCGGGTTGGGGATTTTCGACAGGGCAGGGTTGGATTCGAGTGTATGGGAATCCAGACTTAAAGCCAGAATCTAGCATTAATTATGAGCTTACCGCAATCCATGAAACAGACTTCACGCAAGTCTCACTCACAGGCTTTTTCACACAATTTCAAGACAAAATCACTTCTACACGCGCAAATGTTGGCGATAGGCTTCCTGCAGGCTTTACTTGCACGGGTGAACGGGACGGTCTATCAACTAGTGTAGGGACAGGATCTGCATCTTGTCAATACTCTTACAATGTCGATACAGCCCAAAGCTATGGCTTAGAAGTTTATACACAAATAAAGCCTTTTGGTGTCGGAGTAGGCGAGCTTGGCACAAATGTCTCTTACACTTGGAATAAAAATGAATCTACCTCAGGAGCTACAAAGGGTTTGCCACTTGCAGGCGTGCCAGAGCACACACTCAATGCTTCGATCAACTACTCATGGAAGGATCTTGGCGTGTATCTGCGCGGTGAGTATCGAGCAAGACAGCTTCGCACAAATGTCTTAGGGCGCACAAGCACGCAAGCAGCACTTGAGACTTGGAGACGAGACAATCCGGGCAAAAGCGAATACTACAATCCTTACTTCCTTTTGCACCTTGGCGCAAACTACAATATCACACGCGCATTGCGATTGCAATTTGGAATCTACAATCTCTTGAATCATAATTTTATTGATTATTATGAGAGCAAAAGTATGGCAAGTGGTAAGACAACGACCACATTGTATAATAACTATAATGTAATCCGCGAGGGGAGACGATACTATATCGCGCTTAATATGGACTTTTAG
- a CDS encoding fumarate reductase cytochrome b subunit, which translates to MQDERIIESYTGVTPDRKKSRIPAKLDFWQSATGLFLALFMLVHLLFVSSILISKEAMFWVTKFFEGSIIFGDEGQPILVSIIAAIVIIAFVSHAFLALRKFPINYRQFIALKTHKKLMKHGDTSLWVIQAATGFAMFFLAMPHLFTNLTQPENIGPLASSFRFVQQHFWVLYIFLLFAVELHGSIGLYRLCIKWGWFEKLGITNLRRIKWVLSVFCIVLGLCSFAAYIQIGKGLDVSKGIEHYRAVDVATKGKGE; encoded by the coding sequence ATGCAAGACGAGAGGATTATTGAGAGCTACACAGGTGTAACTCCCGATCGCAAAAAAAGTAGGATTCCGGCAAAACTAGATTTTTGGCAGAGTGCAACAGGGCTGTTTTTGGCACTTTTTATGTTGGTGCATTTGCTGTTTGTATCAAGCATACTTATCAGTAAAGAAGCAATGTTTTGGGTTACAAAGTTTTTTGAAGGAAGCATTATTTTTGGCGATGAAGGACAGCCTATTTTGGTGTCTATTATCGCAGCTATCGTGATTATCGCATTTGTATCGCACGCATTTTTGGCGTTGCGTAAGTTTCCTATCAATTATCGTCAGTTTATCGCTTTAAAAACACACAAAAAGCTTATGAAGCATGGCGATACAAGCCTTTGGGTGATACAGGCTGCGACAGGGTTTGCTATGTTTTTCTTAGCGATGCCACATCTTTTTACAAATCTCACACAACCAGAAAATATAGGACCGCTTGCTTCATCATTTCGCTTCGTGCAGCAGCATTTTTGGGTGCTTTATATTTTCTTGCTTTTTGCTGTGGAGCTTCATGGCTCAATCGGCTTGTATCGTTTGTGTATCAAATGGGGTTGGTTTGAGAAATTAGGCATCACAAATTTGCGAAGAATCAAATGGGTATTATCAGTATTTTGTATTGTGTTGGGGCTTTGCTCGTTTGCTGCGTATATCCAAATAGGCAAAGGACTTGATGTAAGCAAAGGGATCGAACATTATAGAGCAGTAGATGTAGCCACAAAAGGAAAAGGAGAGTAA
- a CDS encoding heat shock protein transcriptional repressor HspR, with amino-acid sequence MYSYDEPVYLISVVAKILAIHPQTLRQYEKEGLIEPGRTEGKMRLYSQRDIDKIKTILRLTRDLGVNLAGVDIILRLKDKLDELDAINEQLRSSTNKQQNSVALKQSSYELIIFKK; translated from the coding sequence ATGTATAGCTATGATGAGCCTGTATATTTGATTAGTGTCGTTGCCAAAATCCTAGCAATCCATCCTCAAACCCTGCGACAATACGAAAAAGAAGGATTGATAGAGCCGGGCAGGACAGAGGGAAAAATGCGGCTGTATTCGCAAAGAGATATTGACAAAATCAAAACCATTCTGCGCCTCACTCGCGATCTTGGCGTAAATCTTGCCGGCGTTGATATTATTTTGCGGCTCAAAGACAAGCTTGATGAGCTTGATGCGATAAATGAGCAATTGCGCTCAAGCACTAATAAGCAACAAAATAGTGTCGCGCTCAAACAAAGCTCGTATGAACTCATCATTTTCAAAAAATAA
- a CDS encoding alpha-1,2-fucosyltransferase, with protein sequence MLQEIKTKNFNNKSYFNGLFQDYRYFHHIRESLLQDFTLKSPLQGNNATLKAHITSTLDSAFLHIRRGDYLSNNNWYFVKLGSAYYNSAIRLLKSKIPKPHIFVFSDDKQWCKNHFLSYLDNEVKDNVSFEFIQGNTQADATKEMELMRSCQNAIIANSTFSWWASYLIQNPNKIIICPSRFFYDKSVDEFYINGFAMPEYYKIDPIWGGIES encoded by the coding sequence TTGCTACAAGAGATAAAAACTAAAAACTTCAATAATAAATCTTATTTTAATGGTCTTTTTCAAGATTATAGATATTTTCACCATATAAGAGAATCTTTGCTTCAGGATTTTACCCTCAAATCCCCACTTCAAGGCAATAACGCAACGCTCAAAGCCCATATCACTAGCACTCTAGATTCTGCATTTTTGCATATACGAAGAGGAGATTATTTGAGCAATAATAATTGGTATTTTGTCAAACTTGGAAGTGCGTATTATAATAGCGCGATTAGATTGCTAAAATCCAAAATCCCAAAGCCACATATTTTTGTCTTTAGTGATGACAAACAATGGTGCAAAAATCACTTTTTATCATATCTTGATAATGAAGTAAAGGATAATGTGAGCTTTGAATTTATCCAAGGCAACACCCAAGCAGACGCCACAAAAGAAATGGAGCTTATGCGATCATGTCAAAACGCTATCATCGCAAACTCCACATTTAGCTGGTGGGCGTCCTACCTTATCCAAAACCCCAATAAAATCATCATTTGCCCTTCTCGCTTTTTTTATGACAAATCAGTAGATGAATTTTATATAAATGGTTTTGCTATGCCAGAGTATTATAAAATTGATCCGATTTGGGGTGGTATAGAATCTTAG
- a CDS encoding fumarate reductase iron-sulfur subunit: METKGRILTIRALKFDPQSAVSKPHFVEYKIEETHSMTIFIALNLIREKQDPDLSFDFVCRAGICGSCGMMINGRPRLACRTLTKDFPDVITLMPLPAFKLIKDLSVNTGEWFAGMTKRVESWIHNNEETDISKLEKPIDPQEAQDVFELDRCIECGCCIASCATKLMREDFVGAAGMNRVVRFMIDSHDKRSDEDYYELVGDDNGVFGCMSLIACHDVCPKNLPLQSKIAYLRRKMVALG, from the coding sequence ATGGAAACTAAAGGAAGAATTCTCACCATTCGCGCACTCAAATTTGACCCGCAAAGTGCTGTCTCAAAGCCACATTTTGTGGAATACAAAATAGAAGAAACACACTCAATGACGATTTTTATCGCGCTCAATCTCATACGAGAAAAGCAAGATCCTGACCTTAGCTTTGATTTTGTGTGCCGAGCAGGGATCTGCGGAAGCTGTGGAATGATGATTAATGGACGCCCACGTCTTGCTTGCAGGACGCTTACAAAAGATTTTCCTGATGTCATCACGCTTATGCCATTGCCTGCTTTCAAGCTCATCAAAGATTTGAGCGTCAATACAGGCGAATGGTTTGCAGGAATGACAAAACGCGTAGAGAGCTGGATACATAACAATGAAGAAACTGATATATCCAAACTTGAAAAGCCTATCGATCCGCAAGAAGCGCAAGATGTGTTTGAGCTTGATCGATGCATTGAGTGCGGGTGCTGTATCGCAAGCTGTGCTACAAAGCTGATGAGAGAGGATTTTGTCGGGGCTGCGGGAATGAATCGCGTCGTGCGATTTATGATAGATTCTCATGATAAAAGAAGTGATGAGGATTATTATGAGCTTGTCGGCGATGACAATGGGGTATTTGGCTGTATGAGCCTCATCGCCTGCCATGATGTCTGCCCCAAAAACCTACCACTCCAAAGCAAAATCGCTTACCTAAGACGCAAAATGGTCGCTCTTGGCTAG
- a CDS encoding DnaJ C-terminal domain-containing protein, which translates to MSKSLYQTLEVSENASQDEIKKAYRKLARKYHPDVNKQKEAEEKFKEINAAYEILSDPDKRAQYDQFGDNMFGGQNFSDFARSQGGMGGVNLDDILSQIFGGGFGGNSGFSGGSFSSRGAGFSGFGGFNGFGDGNSGFSEDLDIHAQLNIPFDLAVLGGKHKISLNGESIEFKIPAGIDNGKSIRVRNKGKKSKSGAVGDLILKISVEPSATYTRNGDNLTKSFDVPLGIALFGGKLSVPTLYKDVTLKIPKDTKNGQKFRLKELGVKNIKNGAMGDLYLQANIINPPLDSLSKPLQDMLEKELLKP; encoded by the coding sequence ATGAGTAAAAGTCTGTATCAGACGCTTGAAGTCAGCGAAAATGCTTCGCAAGATGAAATCAAAAAAGCATATAGAAAACTTGCAAGAAAATACCACCCTGATGTCAATAAACAAAAAGAAGCCGAGGAAAAATTCAAAGAAATCAACGCAGCCTATGAAATACTTAGCGATCCTGACAAAAGAGCTCAATACGATCAATTTGGCGACAATATGTTTGGCGGGCAAAATTTCAGCGATTTTGCGCGATCGCAAGGCGGAATGGGTGGAGTCAATCTCGATGATATTTTAAGCCAAATTTTTGGTGGCGGATTTGGTGGCAATAGCGGATTTAGCGGCGGTAGCTTTAGTAGCAGAGGTGCTGGATTTAGCGGATTTGGTGGGTTCAATGGCTTTGGTGACGGAAATAGCGGATTTAGCGAGGATTTAGATATTCACGCTCAGCTTAATATTCCATTTGATCTTGCTGTGCTTGGAGGCAAACACAAAATATCACTCAATGGTGAAAGCATAGAATTTAAGATTCCAGCGGGCATAGACAATGGAAAAAGTATCCGCGTGCGCAATAAAGGCAAAAAATCAAAAAGCGGAGCTGTGGGAGATTTGATTTTGAAAATCTCTGTCGAGCCAAGCGCAACATACACAAGAAATGGCGACAATCTCACTAAAAGTTTTGATGTGCCTTTAGGCATAGCCCTTTTTGGCGGAAAGCTTAGCGTCCCCACGCTCTACAAAGATGTAACGCTCAAAATTCCCAAAGACACAAAAAACGGACAAAAATTTCGCCTCAAAGAATTAGGAGTCAAAAACATCAAAAATGGCGCAATGGGCGATTTATACCTTCAAGCAAATATCATTAATCCACCGCTAGATTCTCTCTCAAAGCCACTCCAAGATATGCTAGAAAAAGAGCTTCTCAAACCATAA
- the metK gene encoding methionine adenosyltransferase, with protein sequence MKKSFLFTSESVTEGHPDKMADQISDAVLDYIIERDKNARVACETLVSNGFCVIAGELKTSVYAPMQEIARKVVREIGYTDALYGFDYRSAAVLNGIGEQSPDINQGVDRADGEIGAGDQGLMFGYACRETESLMPLPIWLSHRLTEGLANARKSGALPFLRPDGKSQVTVRYENGAPVAIDTIVISTQHSPETQQKHLRDVVIEEIVQKVLPQKFLNDNIRYFVNPTGKFVIGGPQGDAGLTGRKIIVDTYGGSCPHGGGAFSGKDPSKVDRSAAYAARYVAKNLVASGVCDKAVVQLAYAIGVVEPVSILVDTQGTGKVEDSKLTECVKKVFRLTPKGIIESLDLLRPIYQKTSAYGHFGRELPEFSWEKTDKVEAIKEFCK encoded by the coding sequence ATGAAAAAATCCTTTCTCTTCACTTCAGAATCCGTAACCGAAGGGCATCCAGACAAAATGGCTGACCAAATCAGCGATGCTGTGCTAGACTACATCATCGAGCGCGATAAAAATGCGCGCGTGGCGTGCGAAACGCTTGTTAGCAATGGCTTTTGTGTAATCGCGGGCGAGCTAAAAACGAGCGTCTATGCGCCTATGCAAGAGATTGCGCGCAAGGTCGTGCGCGAGATTGGCTACACAGACGCGCTTTATGGCTTTGACTACCGAAGCGCAGCGGTGCTAAATGGCATCGGCGAGCAAAGCCCTGACATCAATCAGGGCGTGGATAGAGCAGATGGCGAGATAGGCGCGGGCGACCAGGGGCTTATGTTTGGCTACGCGTGCAGGGAGACAGAATCGCTCATGCCACTTCCTATTTGGCTTTCACACCGCTTGACTGAGGGCTTGGCAAATGCGCGCAAAAGTGGCGCGCTGCCATTCCTGCGCCCAGATGGGAAGTCGCAAGTTACCGTGCGCTATGAAAATGGCGCTCCTGTGGCGATTGATACGATTGTAATCTCCACGCAGCACAGCCCAGAGACACAGCAAAAGCACTTGCGCGATGTGGTGATTGAAGAAATCGTGCAAAAGGTGCTTCCGCAGAAGTTTTTAAATGATAATATCCGCTATTTTGTCAATCCCACAGGCAAGTTTGTAATCGGCGGTCCGCAGGGCGATGCGGGCTTGACAGGGCGCAAGATTATTGTAGATACTTATGGCGGGAGCTGCCCGCATGGCGGTGGGGCGTTCAGCGGGAAAGATCCTAGTAAGGTCGATAGAAGTGCAGCCTATGCAGCGCGCTATGTAGCCAAAAATCTCGTAGCAAGTGGCGTGTGTGATAAGGCAGTGGTGCAACTAGCCTATGCTATTGGCGTGGTGGAGCCAGTCTCAATTTTAGTAGATACGCAAGGCACAGGCAAAGTCGAAGATTCTAAACTCACAGAGTGCGTGAAAAAAGTCTTTCGCTTGACACCAAAGGGCATTATAGAATCACTTGATCTTTTACGCCCAATCTACCAAAAAACTTCAGCTTATGGACATTTTGGGCGCGAACTGCCAGAATTTAGCTGGGAGAAAACCGACAAGGTCGAGGCGATTAAGGAGTTTTGTAAATAA
- a CDS encoding fumarate reductase flavoprotein subunit codes for MKVVYCDALIIGGGLAGLRASIATKKKGLSTIVLSLVPVKRSHSAAAQGGMQASLGNSKMSDGDNEDLHFADTVKGSDWGCDQQVARMFVTTAPKAIRELASWGVAWTRIQKGDRTAVINAQKTTITEEDFRHGYIHSRDFGGTKKWRTCYTADATGHSMLYAVANEAYKHGVDIQDRKEAIRLIHQDGQCYGAVVRDLVTGELIAYIAKGTMIATGGYGRIYKNTTNAVICEGIGLAIALETGVAKLGNMEAVQFHPTPLFPSGILLTEGCRGDGGILRDVDGYRFMPDYEPEKKELASRDVVSRRMIQRIREGKGVKSPYGEHLWLDISILGREHIEKNLRDVQEICQVFAGIDPAEKWAPVKPMQHYSMGGIRTDYQGHTYLKGLFAAGEAACWDLHGFNRLGGNSVSEAVVSGMIIGDFFASHCEQAHLDIQTATIEKFINEERKYLESLVNNTGNENVYELKNAMKEIMEEDVGIFREGKGLQDAVTRLEEIYKRSKNIGIKNKKLHNNPELEDAYRVPKMIKIALCVALGALNRTESRGAHSREDYVKRDDENWLKRTLTSWESNDQTLPTISYEDLDIMQMEIAPGFRGYGAKGNIIENPLSAKRQAQIDAITQEIQAKGGDRYELQEALMPFDLQPYYKAKNQRLGDK; via the coding sequence ATGAAAGTAGTTTATTGTGATGCACTTATCATTGGTGGTGGGTTAGCAGGTCTTAGGGCTTCAATCGCCACGAAAAAAAAGGGATTAAGCACGATTGTTTTGTCATTGGTGCCAGTAAAAAGAAGCCACTCAGCAGCAGCGCAAGGTGGTATGCAAGCAAGTCTTGGCAACTCAAAAATGAGTGATGGCGATAATGAGGATTTACACTTCGCTGACACAGTCAAAGGAAGCGATTGGGGTTGCGATCAGCAAGTCGCAAGAATGTTTGTAACAACCGCGCCAAAAGCTATCCGCGAGCTTGCGTCTTGGGGGGTTGCTTGGACGAGAATCCAAAAAGGAGATCGCACAGCCGTTATCAACGCACAAAAAACAACAATCACAGAAGAAGACTTTAGGCATGGATATATCCACTCACGCGATTTTGGCGGGACAAAAAAATGGCGAACTTGCTACACTGCCGATGCTACTGGGCATTCAATGCTTTATGCAGTTGCCAATGAAGCCTATAAACATGGCGTAGATATACAAGATAGAAAAGAAGCAATCCGCCTCATACATCAAGACGGACAATGCTATGGAGCGGTTGTTAGGGATTTGGTAACAGGAGAGCTGATAGCCTATATCGCCAAAGGCACGATGATCGCCACAGGTGGCTATGGAAGAATCTACAAAAACACAACCAACGCTGTAATATGCGAAGGTATAGGTTTGGCTATCGCGCTAGAGACAGGGGTTGCCAAACTTGGCAATATGGAAGCAGTGCAATTCCACCCAACGCCACTTTTTCCTTCCGGAATCTTACTTACTGAAGGCTGTCGTGGAGATGGCGGAATCTTGCGTGATGTCGATGGCTATCGCTTTATGCCTGATTATGAGCCAGAGAAAAAAGAGCTTGCAAGTCGCGATGTCGTCTCTCGCAGAATGATTCAAAGAATCCGCGAGGGCAAAGGGGTCAAATCACCTTATGGCGAGCATTTGTGGCTTGATATTTCAATACTTGGACGCGAACATATCGAAAAAAACCTACGCGATGTCCAAGAAATCTGTCAAGTCTTTGCCGGTATCGATCCAGCAGAAAAATGGGCGCCTGTCAAACCAATGCAACACTATTCTATGGGCGGGATTCGCACAGACTATCAAGGACACACTTACCTCAAAGGACTTTTTGCAGCAGGAGAAGCGGCATGCTGGGATTTGCATGGGTTTAATCGCTTAGGCGGAAACTCTGTTAGCGAGGCAGTGGTAAGCGGTATGATTATTGGTGATTTTTTTGCAAGCCATTGCGAGCAAGCACATCTTGACATTCAGACTGCGACGATTGAAAAATTCATCAATGAAGAGCGCAAATACCTTGAATCGCTTGTCAATAATACAGGCAATGAAAATGTCTATGAGCTCAAAAACGCTATGAAAGAAATCATGGAAGAAGATGTAGGGATTTTCCGCGAGGGTAAAGGGCTTCAAGATGCAGTAACGCGACTTGAAGAAATCTACAAACGCAGTAAAAATATCGGTATCAAAAACAAAAAACTTCACAATAACCCAGAGCTAGAAGATGCCTATCGTGTGCCAAAAATGATAAAAATCGCGCTTTGTGTCGCGCTTGGAGCACTCAATCGCACAGAATCAAGAGGCGCGCACAGCCGAGAAGACTATGTCAAAAGAGATGATGAAAATTGGCTCAAGCGAACGCTAACTTCGTGGGAGAGCAATGATCAAACATTGCCTACAATCTCTTATGAAGATCTTGATATTATGCAAATGGAGATTGCGCCCGGATTCCGTGGATATGGCGCAAAAGGCAATATCATAGAAAATCCACTCTCTGCCAAAAGACAAGCTCAAATTGACGCAATCACACAAGAGATTCAAGCTAAAGGTGGCGATAGATACGAACTACAAGAAGCACTTATGCCTTTTGATTTGCAACCTTACTACAAAGCAAAAAATCAACGACTAGGAGATAAATAA